From the Theobroma cacao cultivar B97-61/B2 chromosome 2, Criollo_cocoa_genome_V2, whole genome shotgun sequence genome, one window contains:
- the LOC18607574 gene encoding thaumatin-like protein 1b isoform X2: protein MDRLLLSASFLSLLLLSFLSEVNPASFEIVNKCRHTIWPGFLSGANRAQLPTTGFVLNTGKSRTVTIPMSWSGRLWGRTLCGLDSSGKFVCLSGDCGSGQIECSGSGAKPPATLAEFTLNGDGGLDFYDISLVDGYNLPMLVVAKGGKGGNCSATGCLLDLNGACPSELRVARQSGGGGIGCRSACEAFGDPQYCCSGAFGTPDVCRPSTYSLFFKHACPRAYSYAYDDVTSTYTCAGADYVIIFCPPPYTSQKVFGARKDGALLPLVNKSMIYLSSLNRNGASLSVK, encoded by the exons ATGGATCGTCTTCTTCTCTCTGCCTCCTTCCTTTCTCTCCTCTTACTCTCTTTCCTCTCAG AAGTGAACCCAGCTTCTTTCGAGATCGTCAACAAGTGTCGCCACACTATATGGCCCGGCTTTTTATCCGGCGCCAACAGGGCTCAGCTTCCCACTACCGGCTTCGTTCTTAATACGGGCAAATCCAGAACCGTGACAATACCCATGTCCTGGTCCGGCCGACTATGGGGTCGAACCCTTTGCGGCCTCGACTCCTCCGGTAAATTCGTTTGCCTAAGCGGCGACTGCGGCTCCGGTCAAATTGAGTGTTCCGGAAGTGGCGCCAAGCCGCCTGCTACTCTCGCAGAATTCACATTAAACGGTGACGGAGGATTAGATTTTTACGACATCAGCTTAGTCGACGGCTACAATTTGCCGATGTTGGTCGTGGCAAAGGGAGGAAAAGGTGGGAATTGTAGCGCCACGGGTTGCTTATTGGACCTTAACGGAGCGTGTCCTTCGGAGTTACGTGTGGCGCGTCAGAGTGGTGGAGGGGGCATTGGGTGTAGGAGCGCGTGTGAAGCTTTCGGGGATCCTCAGTATTGTTGCAGCGGGGCGTTCGGAACGCCTGACGTGTGTCGGCCATCGACCTACTCGTTGTTTTTCAAACATGCCTGCCCACGCGCGTATAGCTACGCGTATGACGATGTTACGAGTACATACACGTGTGCTGGTGCTGATTACGTCATCATATTTTGCCCGCCTCCTTATACCAG CCAAAAAGTGTTTGGGGCAAGGAAAGATGGAGCACTGCTACCACTTGTGAATAAGAGTATGATATACCTATCAAGCCTGAATAGAAATGGAGCTTCATTATCAG TCAAGTAG
- the LOC18607574 gene encoding thaumatin-like protein 1b isoform X1, with product MDRLLLSASFLSLLLLSFLSEVNPASFEIVNKCRHTIWPGFLSGANRAQLPTTGFVLNTGKSRTVTIPMSWSGRLWGRTLCGLDSSGKFVCLSGDCGSGQIECSGSGAKPPATLAEFTLNGDGGLDFYDISLVDGYNLPMLVVAKGGKGGNCSATGCLLDLNGACPSELRVARQSGGGGIGCRSACEAFGDPQYCCSGAFGTPDVCRPSTYSLFFKHACPRAYSYAYDDVTSTYTCAGADYVIIFCPPPYTSQKVFGARKDGALLPLVNKSMIYLSSLNRNGASLSGLLQVQFTARAAPTIMALFLIWQLILPL from the exons ATGGATCGTCTTCTTCTCTCTGCCTCCTTCCTTTCTCTCCTCTTACTCTCTTTCCTCTCAG AAGTGAACCCAGCTTCTTTCGAGATCGTCAACAAGTGTCGCCACACTATATGGCCCGGCTTTTTATCCGGCGCCAACAGGGCTCAGCTTCCCACTACCGGCTTCGTTCTTAATACGGGCAAATCCAGAACCGTGACAATACCCATGTCCTGGTCCGGCCGACTATGGGGTCGAACCCTTTGCGGCCTCGACTCCTCCGGTAAATTCGTTTGCCTAAGCGGCGACTGCGGCTCCGGTCAAATTGAGTGTTCCGGAAGTGGCGCCAAGCCGCCTGCTACTCTCGCAGAATTCACATTAAACGGTGACGGAGGATTAGATTTTTACGACATCAGCTTAGTCGACGGCTACAATTTGCCGATGTTGGTCGTGGCAAAGGGAGGAAAAGGTGGGAATTGTAGCGCCACGGGTTGCTTATTGGACCTTAACGGAGCGTGTCCTTCGGAGTTACGTGTGGCGCGTCAGAGTGGTGGAGGGGGCATTGGGTGTAGGAGCGCGTGTGAAGCTTTCGGGGATCCTCAGTATTGTTGCAGCGGGGCGTTCGGAACGCCTGACGTGTGTCGGCCATCGACCTACTCGTTGTTTTTCAAACATGCCTGCCCACGCGCGTATAGCTACGCGTATGACGATGTTACGAGTACATACACGTGTGCTGGTGCTGATTACGTCATCATATTTTGCCCGCCTCCTTATACCAG CCAAAAAGTGTTTGGGGCAAGGAAAGATGGAGCACTGCTACCACTTGTGAATAAGAGTATGATATACCTATCAAGCCTGAATAGAAATGGAGCTTCATTATCAGGTCTGCTCCAAGTGCAATTTACTGCCCGTGCAGCCCCTACTATTATGGCTCTTTTCCTCATTTGGCAACTTATTTTACCTTTGTGA